One Triplophysa rosa linkage group LG9, Trosa_1v2, whole genome shotgun sequence genomic window carries:
- the sdccag8 gene encoding serologically defined colon cancer antigen 8 homolog isoform X3: MGFYNIYPENLCEILVFLHVQAIMKQFSDSDEEEELGALQKTLRERANRSIQHLSSMLAGHSSDSTESTEVKHPEMLQNPCLPVQQSEAVNQLRSLLHKQSKEANVHAPSPSKRKLVAKQRVTDETSNSLPAVHDLVPIIHNQSEYIQHLEADVKFCKEELLGMKRRVRVVVVENEKLHEELKAKMVEDTLKEYTLVDSTLNVEHTPEKTLNPRLSSVHQAEDQKWRKEMEQLKCLYQAQTDTLEAQVVSLKKDLACVQKEYEETKERLRHKEVMAAAAVSGQSVGGLCRKCAQHEAVLAETHSNVHVKTIERLTKERDELMTVLCSLRASQTDAQQREWAAYQQVKQAVEMAEEANLEKTRALVQCDHFHSELTRQRERLERELACEQEKISQAKEAARAESRKEKEELVKTVTSLSQRVAEVEGLLERGKRDRNSLNAQLEEAYKKLTAQETDSSTVCAELRFLLSQAQLKKGEAEREVRDISSKLSRQLELAEQEVQKLGVELNGCRQRLEEAQKAEGRARAEAAGLAEGLSHAQRQLHLTSPAVSVGSAEASVYWQWGLCSSGGTADLPASATELHSCRGGTASVHRGVRYLSIKTRSCIVYKLP, encoded by the exons ATGGGATTTTATAACATTTACCCTGAGAATTTGTGCGAAATATTAGTTTTTTTGCATGTTCAAGCAATAATGAAACAGTTTTCGGATTCTGACGAGGAGGAAGAATTAGGGGCATTACAGAAGACACTGAGAG AAAGAGCAAACCGCAGTATCCAGCATCTCTCCAGCATGTTGGCAGGCCACAGCTCCGACTCCACAGAGTCTACAGAAGTAAAGCACCCGGAAATGCTACAAAACCCCTGTCTGCCAGTTCAGCAGAGTGAAGCAG TTAATCAGCTGCGTTCCTTGCTTCACAAGCAGTCCAAAGAAGCAAATGTTCATGCACCTTCTCCTTCCAAGAGGAAGTTGGTGGCAAAG CAAAGAGTCACAGATGAGACCAGTAACAGTCTGCCTGCTGTTCATGACCTGGTTCCCATCATCCACAATCAGTCTGAGTACATTCAGCACCTGGAGGCTGATGTCAAGTTCTGTAAG GAGGAACTTCTTGGAATGAAACGGAGAGTTAGAGTTGTGGTTGTGGAGAATGAGAAGCTGCATGAGGAACTCAAAGCAAAGATGGTGGAAGACACACTCAAAGAATATACACTAGTTGACAGCACG TTAAATGTTGAGCATACACCAGAAAAGACTCTAAACCCAAGACTCAGTTCTGTTCATCAGGCTGAGGACCAGAAGTGGAGAAAAGAAATG GAGCAGCTCAAGTGTCTTTATCAAGCACAAACTGATACTCTGGAAGCTCAGGTGGTCTCTCTGAA gaaaGACTTGGCATGTGTTCAGAAGGAGTATGAGGAAACAAAAGAACGACTGAGGCACAAAGAAGTGATGGCTGCAGCGGCGGTCAGCGGTCAGAGTGTGGGTGGGCTGTGTCGAAAGTGTGCCCAGCATGAAGCGGTCCTGGCTGAGACACACTCTAATGTCCATGTTAAGACCATTGAAAGGCTCACTAA AGAGCGGGATGAGCTTATGACCGTCTTGTGCTCTTTGAGGGCGAGTCAGACTGACGCGCAGCAGAGAGAGTGGGCAGCATATCAGCAGGTCAAACAGGCAGTTGAGATGGCAGAAGAGGCAAACCTGGAAAAGACAAGA GCACTGGTGCAGTGTGATCACTTCCACAGCGAGCTGACGCGGCAGAGAGAGAGGCTGGAGAGAGAGCTGGCATGTGAACAGGAGAAAATCTCCCAGGCCAAGGAAGCGGCACGTGCAGAAAGCAGGAAGGAGAAAGAAGAGCTTGTCAAGACT GTAACCAGTCTGTCTCAGAGAGTGGCTGAAGTGGAGGGTCTGCTGGAGAGGGGAAAGCGAGACAGGAACTCACTCAACGCCCAGCTGGAGGAAGCTTATAAGAAGCTCACTGCACAGGAAACAGACAGCAGCACG GTGTGTGCAGAGCTGCGGTTTCTCTTGAGTCAAGCCCAGCTGAAGAAAGGGGAGGCGGAGAGAGAGGTCAGGGACATCAGCTCCAAACTGAGCCGCCAACTCGAACTGGCTGAGCAG GAAGTACAGAAGCTGGGTGTGGAGCTGAACGGTTGCCGGCAGCGTTTGGAGGAGGCCCAGAAGGCAGAGGGCCGAGCTCGGGCGGAGGCAGCCGGCCTGGCCGAGGGGCTAAGCCACGCCCAGCGCCAACTGCACCTCACCAG CCCAGCGGTAAGCGTAGGCAGCGCTGAAGCCTCTGTGTATTGGCAATGGGGTCTCTGTTCCTCTGGAGGAACTGCGGATCTTCCAGCATCTGCCACAGAGCTGCACAGCTGCAGAGGAGGGACGGCATCTGTTCACAGGGGAGTTCGGTACTTAAGCATTAAGACTCGGTCATGTATTGTTTATAAATTACCATAA